In a genomic window of uncultured Flavobacterium sp.:
- a CDS encoding nucleotide sugar dehydrogenase: protein MDKNIKIAVIGLGYVGLPLARLFATKYSVIGFDINQSRVASLKSGTDTTLEVDDETLQKVLVDDPNAETGLYCTTSLNDIANCNYFVVTVPTPVDKNNRPDLTPLYKSSETVGKILKKGDIVIYESTVYPGVTEEQCVPVLEKISGLKFNEDFFAGYSPERINPGDKEHTVEKILKVTSGSTPEIGLKVDALYKSVITAGTHLAPSIKVAEAAKVIENSQRDINIAFVNELAKIFNLMNIDTQEVLTAAATKWNFLPFKPGLVGGHCIGVDPYYLAQRAQEFGYHPEIILAGRRLNDSMGEYVASQVVKLMIKKGISVNGANLLMLGITFKENCPDVRNTKIVDVIRSLKEYGITVTLYDPLANIDEVKKEYKLETINSVPKEKFDAIVLGVAHSEFLNLDFSELQKENSLLYDVKGVLGTVADNRL from the coding sequence ATGGACAAAAATATTAAAATAGCAGTTATAGGTTTAGGTTACGTTGGTTTGCCTTTAGCCAGATTGTTTGCTACGAAATATTCCGTTATTGGATTTGATATAAATCAGTCACGAGTAGCATCTTTAAAATCAGGTACGGATACTACATTAGAAGTTGATGATGAAACTTTACAAAAAGTTTTGGTTGATGATCCTAATGCAGAAACTGGATTATATTGCACAACGTCATTAAATGATATTGCAAATTGTAATTATTTTGTGGTTACAGTGCCGACTCCCGTAGATAAAAATAATCGACCTGATTTGACACCTTTATATAAGTCGAGTGAGACGGTTGGTAAAATTTTAAAAAAAGGAGATATTGTAATCTACGAATCAACAGTTTATCCAGGAGTAACAGAAGAACAATGTGTTCCGGTTCTGGAAAAAATTTCGGGATTAAAATTTAACGAAGACTTTTTTGCTGGATACTCTCCTGAGAGAATAAATCCGGGAGATAAAGAACATACCGTTGAAAAAATTCTGAAAGTAACTTCAGGATCAACACCTGAAATAGGATTAAAAGTAGATGCTCTGTATAAATCTGTAATAACTGCGGGAACCCATTTGGCGCCGTCAATAAAAGTTGCCGAAGCGGCTAAAGTTATCGAAAATTCACAACGTGATATTAATATAGCATTTGTTAATGAACTGGCTAAAATATTCAATTTAATGAATATTGATACTCAGGAAGTATTAACAGCTGCAGCTACAAAATGGAATTTTTTACCCTTCAAGCCTGGTTTGGTTGGTGGACATTGTATTGGTGTAGATCCTTATTATTTAGCACAACGCGCACAAGAATTTGGATATCATCCTGAAATAATTTTGGCAGGGCGACGTTTAAATGACAGTATGGGAGAATATGTGGCTTCTCAAGTAGTTAAATTGATGATTAAAAAAGGAATTTCAGTTAATGGAGCAAATCTTTTAATGCTCGGAATTACTTTCAAAGAGAACTGTCCTGATGTAAGAAATACAAAAATTGTCGATGTTATAAGGTCATTAAAAGAATACGGAATAACTGTTACTTTATATGATCCTCTTGCTAATATTGATGAAGTCAAAAAAGAATATAAATTAGAGACTATAAATTCTGTTCCAAAAGAAAAGTTTGATGCGATTGTACTTGGAGTTGCTCACAGTGAATTTTTAAACTTAGATTTTTCAGAATTACAAAAAGAAAACAGTTTATTATATGATGTAAAAGGAGTTTTAGGTACTGTAGCTGATAATAGATTATAG
- a CDS encoding UpxY family transcription antiterminator translates to MNWYVVYTKPKWEKKVADKLNQIGIECYCPLIIQMKQWSDRKKKVEVPLFNSYVFVQLTDIDRNSVFQVAGVVRYLFWLGKPAIVRDEEINSIKTSLKAPNISDVSVTSIRVGDHIKIETGAFTNQDAIVQEVSNTHYILVLESLGCVLKIKYK, encoded by the coding sequence ATGAATTGGTATGTAGTATATACAAAGCCTAAATGGGAGAAAAAAGTTGCAGACAAACTGAATCAAATAGGTATTGAATGTTATTGTCCATTAATTATTCAGATGAAACAATGGTCAGATCGCAAGAAAAAGGTTGAAGTTCCTCTTTTTAATTCCTATGTATTTGTTCAGTTGACAGATATTGATCGTAATTCTGTTTTTCAAGTAGCTGGAGTAGTTCGCTATTTATTTTGGCTAGGAAAACCTGCAATTGTTCGTGATGAAGAAATTAATAGCATTAAAACAAGTCTTAAAGCACCAAATATAAGCGATGTATCAGTTACTTCTATTCGAGTTGGGGATCATATAAAAATAGAAACCGGCGCTTTTACTAATCAGGACGCGATAGTTCAGGAAGTTTCAAATACACATTATATATTGGTTTTGGAATCTTTAGGTTGTGTGCTTAAAATAAAATATAAATAA
- a CDS encoding UDP-glucose 6-dehydrogenase, whose amino-acid sequence MKITKICCIGAGYVGGPTMAVIAQKCPNIQVTVVDLNEQRIKDWNDPNTDNIPIYEPGLSEIVAEARGRNLFFSTEVEKAIDEAQVIFISVNTPTKTYGKGKGMAADLKYIELCARQIAKVAKQNKIVVEKSTLPVRTAEAIKSILDNTGNGVQFQILSNPEFLAEGTAVTDLLNPDRILIGGDSTPEGEEAINALVDVYANWVSKDKILTTNVWSSELSKLTANAFLAQRISSINAMSELCEQTGADINEVAKAIGMDSRIGSKFLKASVGFGGSCFQKDILNLVYIAKSYGLTEVADYWEQVIIMNDHQKRRFSNKIVQTLYNTVADKKITFLGWAFKKDTNDTRESAAIYVADDLINEQAKIAVYDPKVSRNKMLNDLDYLATRSAEENNSKVVTFDNAYDACKGAHAVAILTEWDEFATYDWQKIYDSMHKPAFLFDGRNILNSKEMESIGFIYKGIGS is encoded by the coding sequence ATGAAAATTACAAAAATTTGTTGCATTGGTGCAGGTTATGTTGGAGGTCCAACAATGGCAGTGATTGCTCAAAAATGTCCAAATATTCAAGTGACTGTTGTTGACTTGAATGAACAAAGAATTAAAGACTGGAATGATCCAAATACAGATAATATTCCAATTTATGAACCTGGACTTTCAGAAATAGTAGCTGAAGCAAGAGGAAGAAATCTTTTCTTTTCGACAGAAGTTGAAAAAGCAATCGATGAAGCTCAGGTTATTTTTATTTCAGTTAATACGCCAACCAAAACTTATGGTAAAGGAAAAGGTATGGCTGCAGATTTGAAATATATAGAGCTTTGTGCAAGGCAAATTGCCAAAGTAGCTAAGCAGAATAAAATTGTTGTTGAGAAATCAACCCTTCCAGTTAGAACTGCTGAAGCGATAAAAAGTATTTTAGATAATACAGGAAACGGAGTTCAGTTTCAGATTTTATCAAATCCTGAATTTTTGGCTGAAGGAACTGCAGTTACAGATTTATTAAATCCAGATAGAATCTTAATTGGAGGAGATTCAACACCAGAAGGAGAAGAGGCAATTAATGCACTGGTTGATGTATATGCTAATTGGGTTAGCAAAGATAAAATCCTTACTACAAATGTTTGGTCTTCGGAATTGTCTAAGCTTACCGCAAATGCATTTTTGGCACAACGTATTTCGTCTATAAATGCGATGTCTGAATTGTGTGAACAAACAGGAGCAGATATAAATGAAGTTGCTAAGGCGATAGGAATGGATAGTCGTATTGGATCAAAATTTTTAAAAGCTTCGGTTGGATTTGGAGGTTCTTGTTTTCAGAAAGACATTTTGAACTTAGTTTATATTGCAAAATCATATGGATTAACAGAAGTTGCTGATTATTGGGAACAGGTTATTATTATGAACGATCATCAAAAAAGAAGATTTTCAAATAAGATTGTTCAAACCTTATATAATACAGTTGCAGATAAAAAGATCACATTTTTAGGTTGGGCTTTTAAAAAGGATACGAATGATACAAGAGAATCTGCTGCAATTTATGTGGCCGATGATTTAATTAATGAACAGGCAAAAATTGCTGTTTATGATCCGAAAGTTTCGAGAAATAAAATGTTAAACGATTTGGATTATTTAGCAACAAGGTCTGCTGAGGAAAATAATTCTAAAGTTGTAACTTTTGATAACGCATATGATGCATGTAAAGGTGCTCATGCAGTGGCGATTCTAACAGAATGGGATGAGTTTGCAACGTATGATTGGCAAAAAATTTATGATTCAATGCATAAGCCGGCATTTCTTTTTGATGGTAGAAACATATTGAATTCAAAAGAAATGGAATCAATTGGATTTATCTACAAAGGAATAGGTTCTTAA
- a CDS encoding SDR family oxidoreductase: MKTSNQNTILITGGAGFIGSNLCEYFLGLGHKVICLDNFSTGHHYNLKDFINNQDFRLIEGDIRNIDDCNLAVQNVDYVLHQAALGSVPRSINDPITTNDVNVSGFLNMLVASRDAKVKRFVYAASSSTYGDSVGLPKVEDVIGKPLSPYAITKYVNELYAEIFSRTYGLETIGLRYFNVFGRKQDPNGAYAAVIPKFVTQLMKYESPVINGDGNYSRDFTYIDNVIQMNMLAITTQNPDAINTVYNTAFGDRNTLNDLVGYLKKYLAEFDSKIADVEIVYGSNRAGDIPHSLASIDKAKKMLGYNPEYSLQEGLKEAVSWYWNNLK, translated from the coding sequence ATGAAAACGTCAAACCAGAATACTATTCTAATTACCGGAGGAGCTGGTTTTATTGGTTCAAATTTGTGTGAGTATTTTTTAGGCTTAGGTCACAAAGTAATCTGTTTAGATAACTTTTCGACTGGTCATCATTATAATTTGAAAGATTTTATCAATAATCAGGACTTTAGATTAATTGAGGGAGATATTCGAAATATTGACGACTGTAATTTAGCCGTTCAAAACGTAGATTACGTTTTACATCAAGCCGCTTTAGGTTCAGTTCCAAGGTCTATAAACGACCCAATTACTACAAATGATGTAAATGTTTCGGGTTTTTTGAATATGTTAGTAGCTTCAAGAGATGCGAAAGTAAAACGTTTTGTATATGCAGCTAGTTCATCTACTTATGGAGATTCTGTGGGATTGCCAAAAGTTGAAGATGTAATTGGAAAGCCTTTGTCTCCATATGCAATTACGAAATACGTAAATGAATTGTACGCTGAAATTTTTAGTAGAACTTATGGATTAGAAACCATCGGTTTGAGATATTTCAATGTATTTGGAAGAAAACAAGATCCTAATGGAGCTTATGCTGCGGTGATTCCTAAATTTGTTACTCAATTGATGAAGTATGAAAGTCCTGTGATTAATGGTGATGGAAATTATTCTCGTGATTTTACATATATAGATAATGTAATTCAGATGAATATGTTGGCAATAACAACTCAAAATCCGGATGCAATTAATACAGTTTATAATACAGCTTTTGGAGATCGAAATACGTTGAATGATTTGGTTGGATATTTAAAAAAGTATTTAGCTGAGTTTGATTCAAAAATTGCAGATGTAGAAATTGTTTATGGATCAAATAGAGCAGGAGACATTCCGCATTCATTAGCAAGTATTGATAAAGCAAAAAAAATGTTGGGGTATAATCCTGAATATTCTTTACAAGAAGGATTGAAAGAAGCAGTGAGTTGGTATTGGAATAATTTGAAATAA
- a CDS encoding polysaccharide biosynthesis tyrosine autokinase has product MLDIKDFSIFENHSSFDFKGFLLKIASYWKWFLVSLVIAFTIAYQVNIRKEKIYSMQTMISIKEESNPFFTSNTSLVFNWGGISDQVNGISTILQSRSHNELVVDKLQYYIDYLEQGKYNLVDSYGAVPFYLAIDKTKPQIANTLVGIKFVSENEYQIRIPFEANSVSLITYSVNTYGNTSVQPGIFAKKYKVGEQVSLPFLNWKLQINDNPGFYKGKEYFVRFNDFDGTVSRYRGINVDSEKGGGSLLTLSMQGTNKARMVEYLNATVRMLIKIQLDGKNQFATNTIRFIDSTLVAMESQLKQTGNELKSFRKDKNIYEIQAGGEKVSNKILDFDVERDQVARKIAYYNSLKAYLNNSVDYSRLPAPSVAGIEDPNIVANVSRLIALSTQRSELAYAVKSDKIFKDFDNQMRAVKDVLLENIATAKASLLYDMSLVNAKIGEAESTVKRLPEEQQELLKIQRKYDLNDNIYTEFLKKRNEAEIVKASNLSDIHFIDSAKDIGGGLIGPKTSANYVLALFLGILLPLSVIFLLFFINNSIQNTDEISKLTSIPIIGVIGMNKDFINLAVFDKPKSALSEAFRGIRSSLQFLYKKQQVSGSKTLMITSTISGEGKTFCSINIATVFALSEKKTVVVGLDLRKPRLAAEFSLTNPLGVVNYLIKQNNLDEIVNKTQIPNLDVILSGPIPPNPSELILSEAMKELIDELKQKYDYVILDTPPVGLVSDALELVQYADVSLYIVRQNYTKKDMITLLNTRVKRGELNNASIVLNGYENKAKYGSTYGYGYGYGAYSNGYHDDEVKSGFWKSILQKIKK; this is encoded by the coding sequence ATGTTAGATATAAAAGATTTTTCCATTTTTGAGAATCATTCGAGTTTTGATTTTAAAGGATTTTTGTTGAAAATCGCCAGTTATTGGAAATGGTTTTTGGTTAGTTTAGTAATTGCTTTTACTATAGCATACCAAGTAAATATTCGCAAAGAGAAAATTTACTCCATGCAGACAATGATTTCTATTAAAGAAGAAAGTAATCCGTTTTTTACCTCAAATACAAGTTTGGTGTTTAATTGGGGAGGTATTTCAGATCAGGTAAATGGAATTTCAACTATTTTGCAATCACGTTCGCATAACGAATTAGTTGTAGATAAACTGCAATATTATATAGATTATCTCGAGCAGGGAAAATATAATTTAGTCGATTCTTATGGTGCAGTTCCTTTTTATTTAGCTATAGATAAGACAAAACCGCAGATAGCTAATACTTTAGTTGGAATTAAATTTGTGAGCGAAAATGAATATCAAATTCGAATTCCTTTTGAAGCTAATTCAGTTTCATTAATTACTTATTCCGTTAATACATATGGTAATACTTCTGTTCAACCGGGAATTTTTGCAAAAAAATATAAAGTTGGAGAACAAGTTTCATTGCCTTTTTTAAATTGGAAATTGCAAATAAATGATAATCCGGGTTTTTATAAAGGAAAAGAATACTTTGTAAGATTTAATGATTTTGATGGAACAGTATCTAGATACAGAGGCATAAATGTTGATAGTGAAAAAGGTGGAGGGTCATTGTTGACACTTAGTATGCAAGGTACTAACAAAGCCAGAATGGTCGAATATTTGAATGCTACCGTAAGAATGCTGATTAAAATACAGCTAGACGGAAAGAATCAGTTTGCTACAAATACAATTAGATTTATCGATAGTACTCTAGTTGCAATGGAATCGCAATTGAAACAAACTGGTAATGAATTGAAAAGCTTTAGAAAAGATAAAAATATTTATGAAATTCAAGCAGGCGGAGAAAAAGTTTCTAATAAAATCTTGGATTTTGATGTTGAGCGAGATCAGGTTGCCAGGAAAATTGCTTATTACAATTCATTAAAAGCATATTTAAATAATAGTGTTGATTATTCAAGATTACCTGCACCTTCCGTTGCAGGAATTGAAGATCCAAATATTGTAGCAAATGTTTCGAGACTTATAGCGCTTTCTACACAAAGATCAGAATTGGCTTATGCAGTAAAAAGCGATAAGATTTTTAAAGATTTCGATAATCAAATGCGTGCAGTTAAAGATGTTTTGTTAGAAAATATTGCAACTGCAAAGGCTTCATTATTGTATGATATGTCATTGGTCAATGCTAAAATTGGCGAAGCAGAAAGTACAGTAAAAAGACTTCCGGAAGAGCAACAGGAATTGTTGAAAATACAAAGGAAGTATGATTTGAACGACAATATCTATACTGAATTTCTTAAGAAGCGAAATGAGGCAGAAATTGTAAAGGCATCTAATTTATCAGATATACACTTTATTGATTCGGCAAAAGATATTGGAGGAGGATTGATTGGTCCAAAAACTTCGGCGAATTATGTATTGGCATTGTTTCTTGGAATATTACTGCCCTTGTCGGTTATTTTTCTATTGTTTTTTATTAATAATTCGATTCAAAATACGGATGAAATTAGCAAATTGACAAGTATACCAATAATTGGAGTTATTGGAATGAATAAAGATTTTATAAATTTAGCAGTATTTGATAAACCTAAATCGGCTCTTTCAGAAGCCTTTAGAGGAATTCGTTCTTCACTTCAGTTTTTGTATAAAAAGCAACAAGTAAGCGGCTCAAAAACACTTATGATTACCTCTACTATTAGTGGAGAAGGAAAAACATTTTGTTCCATAAATATAGCTACTGTTTTTGCTTTAAGTGAGAAGAAAACAGTTGTAGTTGGATTGGATTTAAGAAAACCAAGATTGGCTGCTGAGTTTAGTTTAACAAATCCATTGGGTGTAGTAAACTATCTGATTAAACAAAATAATCTGGATGAAATTGTCAATAAGACACAAATTCCAAATCTTGATGTTATACTTTCAGGTCCGATTCCTCCAAATCCATCTGAATTAATTTTGAGCGAGGCGATGAAGGAATTGATAGATGAACTAAAGCAAAAATATGATTATGTTATTTTAGATACACCTCCTGTTGGTCTTGTGTCAGATGCATTAGAATTAGTTCAGTATGCTGATGTTTCGCTCTATATCGTTAGACAAAACTATACTAAAAAAGACATGATAACGTTGTTAAATACAAGAGTTAAGCGTGGTGAATTAAATAATGCAAGTATAGTTTTGAATGGCTATGAGAATAAAGCAAAATATGGTTCAACATACGGTTACGGATATGGTTATGGTGCTTATTCAAACGGATACCATGATGATGAAGTAAAATCAGGATTTTGGAAATCTATTTTGCAAAAAATAAAAAAATAA
- a CDS encoding polysaccharide biosynthesis/export family protein, giving the protein MSKNTIFILLLISTLFTSCIPIKDLVYLQDKNNSEEQNTVSAVQVKPYRLQVNDVLSITIKAIDPKLVSIFSTTGSATSATSKSESGLYFDGFTVDDHGNIRMPILGEINVIGYTLEEVRTKVEKKLLEDYFKNEADIFVTVKLAGFRYTINGEVGSTGTKTLYQEHVNIMEAIANAGDINTVGDRKTVTVIRQTPTGVQMNNLDLTDVNVMKSPYYYLQPNDYIYVKPLRQKTWGTGQTGIQSIGTIITLLSLATTVYLIIKN; this is encoded by the coding sequence ATGAGTAAAAATACCATTTTTATATTACTACTAATCAGTACGCTATTTACATCTTGTATTCCAATAAAAGATTTGGTGTATCTGCAAGATAAAAACAATTCTGAAGAACAAAACACTGTTTCTGCAGTGCAAGTAAAACCATACAGATTACAAGTAAATGATGTTTTAAGTATTACTATAAAAGCAATTGATCCTAAATTAGTTTCAATTTTTAGTACAACAGGGTCTGCTACTTCAGCAACAAGTAAATCAGAATCAGGTTTGTATTTTGATGGATTTACCGTAGATGATCATGGTAATATCAGGATGCCAATTTTAGGAGAAATCAATGTAATTGGATATACTCTGGAAGAAGTTAGGACTAAAGTTGAAAAAAAGCTACTAGAAGACTATTTTAAAAATGAAGCAGATATTTTTGTTACGGTAAAATTAGCAGGTTTTAGATATACTATTAATGGAGAAGTAGGAAGTACTGGAACAAAGACATTATATCAGGAACATGTAAATATTATGGAAGCAATAGCAAATGCTGGTGATATCAATACTGTAGGGGATAGAAAAACGGTAACTGTAATTCGTCAAACACCAACGGGAGTACAAATGAATAATTTAGATCTTACGGATGTAAATGTCATGAAATCACCTTATTATTACCTGCAGCCAAACGACTATATTTATGTAAAACCATTGAGACAAAAAACTTGGGGAACAGGTCAGACAGGTATACAATCTATAGGTACTATTATTACTCTGTTATCATTGGCGACAACTGTTTATTTGATTATCAAAAATTAA
- the recR gene encoding recombination mediator RecR: protein MEFSSKLIEKAVNEMSQLPGIGKRTALRLVLHLLKQPKEQTSFLSQALLNMRADIKFCESCHNISDTKVCEICANISRNHQTICVVEDIRDVMAIENTGQYKGIYHVLGGKISPIEGVGPSQLNISSLVEKVKAGKVVEIIFALSSTMEGDTTNFYIYKQIAESEIIISTIARGISVGDELEYADEITLGRSILHRVPFEKTFKNN, encoded by the coding sequence ATGGAATTTTCATCAAAATTAATAGAAAAAGCAGTCAACGAAATGTCGCAATTACCTGGTATTGGTAAGAGAACGGCATTGCGATTGGTTCTTCATTTATTAAAACAACCAAAAGAACAAACAAGTTTTTTGTCGCAAGCACTATTAAATATGCGTGCCGATATTAAGTTTTGCGAAAGCTGTCATAATATTTCAGACACAAAAGTTTGTGAAATTTGCGCTAACATTTCAAGAAATCATCAAACGATTTGTGTAGTCGAAGATATTCGAGATGTTATGGCTATTGAAAATACCGGACAATATAAAGGGATCTATCATGTTCTTGGCGGCAAAATTTCTCCAATTGAAGGAGTTGGTCCTAGTCAATTGAATATTTCAAGTTTAGTTGAAAAGGTAAAAGCAGGAAAAGTAGTTGAGATTATTTTCGCATTAAGTTCAACTATGGAAGGAGATACCACTAATTTTTACATTTATAAACAAATTGCCGAATCGGAAATTATAATTTCTACAATTGCAAGAGGTATTTCTGTAGGTGATGAATTAGAATATGCAGACGAAATTACACTCGGACGAAGCATTTTGCATAGAGTTCCGTTTGAAAAAACTTTCAAAAACAACTAA
- a CDS encoding CoA-binding protein: MKNKKTLVLGATTKPDRYAFRAVNMLVEKGHTVLAIGQNTGEVAGVKIHTKAIPVKNIDTVTLYLNPARQRDYYNYIIEAQPKRVVFNPGTENPEFYQLLELNNIKAEVACTLVLLATNQY, translated from the coding sequence ATGAAAAATAAAAAAACTTTAGTTCTGGGAGCTACCACAAAACCAGATCGTTATGCTTTTAGAGCTGTAAATATGTTAGTTGAAAAAGGACATACTGTTTTAGCAATTGGTCAAAACACAGGTGAAGTTGCCGGTGTTAAAATTCATACTAAAGCGATTCCTGTAAAAAATATAGACACTGTTACCTTGTATTTGAATCCTGCACGCCAACGTGATTATTATAATTACATTATCGAAGCTCAGCCAAAAAGGGTTGTCTTTAATCCTGGAACAGAAAATCCGGAATTTTATCAATTATTAGAACTTAATAATATTAAAGCCGAAGTTGCATGTACATTGGTTTTATTGGCAACAAATCAATATTAA